The Pseudomonas sp. B21-023 genomic interval GCAAACACGCTGTCGCCCAGCGGGCCACCTTCAACCTTGGTCGAGCGCTCGCTCAAGCCCAGTCCGCGCACGTAGTTGTTCTCCACGAACAGGCTCCATTCCTCGCCAGGCTGGGCCAGCAGGTCCTGACGGAACTGCGGCTGCCAAAGCACCTCGAAAAAATCGCCGCCATCAAGAAAGTAGCGACCGCTCACCGCGGTCACCGGCCACTTGCGTTCGAAGCGGGTGTGGATCAGGAAGCTGCGAAAATCCTGGGGTGTGAAGCTGTCGATCACACTGACCTCGTCCGCCACCCCCCACTGGATCACCTGCCGCCCGATGCGCCAGCTGGTCGTCTCGCCTTCCCATTCGACGTACCCTTCCCACACCCTGGCAGTGCTTTCGTTTTCGTCGGCTGCCGAACGCATGCGCTTGTGCTCCAGCTCCAGGTCCGCCGAAACCAGCGTGCGCAGGCCGTCGGCCTGGTGATCCAGCTCGACCCGGCCACGACCTCGCAGGCCATTGTCCAGACTAGATTTCAAGGCGCTAGAGCCCACCTCGCCTCCGCTGCCCAGGCCAACCGCCGAGCGCAGGTCGAGAAACCCCGTCACCGTGTTCTGTCCACCCAGGGCCGCCAGCGCCTGAGCGCTCACGCAAGACGCGCCAGCCAGCGACAAGACGGCTGCAAGTGTTCGAACAATCCCGGCCATCACTCCACCATCCTGCTGGTTTCGTCACTGACCAGGCGTTGCACGTCCGCAGGTTCGGCAAAGTGCTCGATGCCTTTCTCCATCTGCCGCACCGTCACCAGCGACGCAGGCAGCCCGGTATCGACGCGAACCCAACGTCGCTCCATCAGCGTCTGATGGCCGTTGCGCAGATCATTCACCTGCACGAAACGCTCGTACAGGGCAGAGCCATATGCCTGAACTTCGGTGCGCCGAACCTGCTTGATCAACTGGCCGGCAGCATCGAAAAAGTCGATCCGACTGGGGAAGTAACTGCCGTCGGCACGGATGTAGTAGCGCCGTTTGGCATACGCCGAGTTCGACGACGGCTTGGCCTGGCAATCCACCACGTGCACTGCGAAACCTTCCTCGCTGGCCTGCTCCACATAGCTGAATGTCCAGTCCTCGAGGTTGATCTTCTGCAGGTCCTCGTAGATCAAGTCGGACCCGACCCAGGTCTGGTGCTTGGAAGATACCCGCCGAACCCGGCTGGCGGCCGGCAAGTAGAGGTATTGCAGGTCCTCCGCGCCACGCACCTCCTCGTTGAAAGTGGCGATGTTGCGAATGCTGCGGGGATAGAAGAACTTCTGCAGGTCGAGGTCCCCCTGTTCGCCTGCCAGGTGATACCAAAGCAACCCGCGCTGACGCTTGGTTCCAGCCTTGTCGGTCAGGGTGACCAACAACATCGAGACCGAGTCCTTGCCGGTTGGGCGCTCCTCGGAACGCTCGATGATATCCCTTGGCACCAGGTTGCCCGCCGGCATGCCGGCGAAAGCCAGCAGCGGACAGAGCACGCCGATGATCATCAGCAAACGCTTCATGGCTGCACGCTCCCGGCCTGGCGATAAGTGGCGAGCATGCCGCCGGCGAGACCTGCGGGGCGGTGGACCTCTTCCAGGGCGATGTGCTGGTCGGTTTCGCGCAGCGCCTCGCGGATACAGATCGCAGCCGTGTCCAGGACATGCTCGTCCTTGCCGGGAACGCCAAGGGCGAAGCGCACCAGGGCATCGCCAGGGCCTGCCGAGCCCCCTGGGTTGAGCGAGCCACGCACACCGTAGCCGACATACAGATGATTGAGGAAGGCGCGTGCATGCATGGCCGTGAACAGTGCGCCAGCCATGAGGAACACGCCATGGGCACCCACCTGCGCCTCGTCGCCCAACGGCAACAGACCGTGGAAACGGCGTACCTGGTCAATGCGCGAACGTACCCGCTTCACCAAACCGTGCGGCTCGTGCATTGCCGCCAGCAAACGACGCTTGCTCAGCAGGTCCAGGCCCGTGCCGAAGATCAGTGCCTGGTCGCGGCAACGCTCGAACAGGGTGCGGTCCCGTAGCGCGAGGAAGCCACCGATGGTCGTCGGCATCTCCTTCGTCGCGCTCAGCAGCACACCGTCGGTTAATGCGCACAGGGCCTGAACAATGCTCAATTCGTCATGGCCAAGCCATTCGCAGGAGTACTCGCGGATCAGGCAGGCATTACTGAGGATCCGCGTCGCGTCGAGTAGCAGCGGGATGCCGTAGCGGTCAGCCACCGCCTTGACCGCGCGCAGGTTGTCCAGCGAAACGGGCACGCCGCCAATGGCATTGGTGCAGGCTTCGACCAGCAGGAAAGGTATGCGCTGGCGGCCCACACGCTTGATCGCCTGCTCCAGGGCCACGCAGTCCAGGTCAGCGCGAAATTGGCCGCCGGCATCTGCCGTAGACACCGTGCAGTATGTGGCGCCCCTGAGCTGAAGGTGCGCCTGCAGCGTGGGAAATGGCGCGCTGCCAAGCACGCAGTCGCCTGCTGTGACAAGGGCGTTGACCAGCAACGCCTCCGCCAGCCGCCCCTGGGCCAACGCCAGCACCTGGGGCAGGCCGAACAAGGCCTGGAACGCCGCAGCCAGTCGCTCGTCCAGCTCACCGTCGCCGTCCTGCCGCAATAGAGGAACGCTCGGGTAGTCGCGGTGCATCAGGCTGTCGGTCTGGTAGTCATCCCGGACCAGGCGCGACGGTATCAGGTCAAGGTTGAACCCATGTTGAGCCAGGACCCGCGCGCGGGCCTCGACGGTGTCGGCCAGCAACGTCATGCCAAGGCTCCCTCGGACACGTCGATGATCCTGTGGTTCATGCGATTGAGGTCGAAGAACATCACCTTTGGCAGCACGATCGGTTCACGGAAACCCGGCACCAGGTCATGCAGCAAGTGGTTCACACACTCAGTGGCTAACAGCGATGTCGCGATCAGAGGCCCCACAGCTACCGTTGGCACCTTGCCAACCTCGAGGCTGCGGACAATCGCCTGCATGTGCTGGGGCACGAAGATTTCGTCGAAGATCCGCGGCAAGGTGCCCTGCTCCTTGGCCATCTTGAGCGTCTGCGTCCAGTACTCCATTCCCAACCCTTGCGGTGAGGAGCACAGGGCAAAGCAGCCGAAACCCATGATCGGCCCGACAACGCTGAACACCCCACGCTCGCGCGCCTTGCGGTGGATGGACTCACGCAGCGAGTGGGGCACGTTGGCATCCAGGCAGTCGACCAAGATGTCAGCGCCCGACAGAAACTCGTCCTGGTTGTGCTCGGTGATGCCTTCGACAAAGATCTCGACCTTGGCCCGGGGATTGAGGTCGAGAATCAGCTCGCGATACACCAAGGCCTTGTTTCGGCCCAGCGAAGCGCCCGTCGCGGCCCATTGGCGGTTCATGTCGGGCGGATCGAAAGCGCCCGGATCAGCCAGCTTGAATGACTGTACGCCCATCCGGCACAGGGTAAGTGCCATGGCGCCACCCACGCCGCCACAACCGGCGATCACCACCCGGCTGGACGCAAGCTTGTCGATGCCCGCCTCGGTCAACAGAGGTAGCGAGCGGTTCAGCATATCGTCGTTGCTCATCCTGAAACTCCTTTTCTCACGAGTGTGGATCCTTGCCTTGGCAATGCTGCCAGAGGCCGTCATGCCTCCCGCGAGGCGCAGGAGGGACACACTGCCAACACTTCCTTCGGCAAAATGTCACAAACAATTTCGAGCCTGCCCTATAGCACCGGCCAGCCAATTAAACCGACGAGTAAATAAATAACGGTAAATCGCAGGCACAACGGGACACCACACAGTATGTGTGCAACACCGCTAATTAATAAAACCCTCAGTACACTATTGGAACTTTTAAACTGCAAAGTTTAATTTGTCAGTCGCTGGCACGAACAAACTAAACTCGTAAGTTTAATTGCCACGCAACCGAGCGCAGCAAGCCAAAGCAACCTTGAAAGCAGCACCAAGAATCCCGCCTCAAGACAAATAGAAAAAACACTTAAAATCAATGACTTGAAAATACCAGACCCAGCTGGATAGACACTGCAGCGCACAACTACACCCGAGAATTGCAGCCGCGATCACACCACTCGCCAACCGTTTGAGCGTGGCCAACCCGGACGAACGTCAACAGAAGAAATAGTTATTAACTTAGAATATTCGCGGATACTAAACGGAGCGCCAAGACAATACAAGCCACTCTTTAGCCATTATCGATAGCCCTGCGCAACGAGGCGACTTTCGCACGCAGCAGATGCGCGAGATAAAGCACAATCTATTATCCGGCACGCCTGTATTCAGCAGGCCCAGCGAAACACATGGCAAACGCTTGGGCAGCGCTGCTCGATATCAGGGGGGATCAACGCTCGCACCTTGGCCATTGCCCGAGCAGCAGTCGAGACCTGCTCGGCATTGCAGTTGGCCACCGGCGATGCGGGGTATCAGGGGTTAGCGTTGCAGCGCACTTGAGATCGAACGCCGCGCGGGCGGCGCTTGATCTGATAGACGCTGCAAGGGTTGCGGCGGGCTCCAGTCACCCCGATGATCGGGTCAAGGCGCTGGACAAGGCAGGCGCTCTCAGAAGCGCGCCACCATCCCCACCCGCCAGGTACGTCCCGGCGCCGGCATGAAGCTCTGCGCCAGCGGATCCAGGTAGTAGCGGTCCGTCAGGTTCTGCACCGACACGTTCAGCTCGGTGTGCTCCAGCACCTTGTACTTGAGGAACAGGTCGAACAGCGCCACCGAGCGGTAGTCGATCTGCGGCGTGGTCGCGCCGGTCTGCCAGGGCTTGTCCATCTGCGCGGTGGGCCCCGAGGTATAGGTCATGCGCCCGCCCACGGTTAGCGCCTCGTCGAAGAAGCGCAGGCCGGTCAACAGGTTGGCCGAGAAGCGTGGCGGGTTCTGCGTGTTGGTGTAAGAGCCCATGTAGCTGCCTGGCGTGCAGTCCGGGGTGTCGTGAGTGCGCTGGTACTGATTGGCGCTGGCGCGCAGCTTGCCGGCAAAGGCTGCGTCGCAGGTCTCGGTCATCAGGTAGTAGGTGGCCGACAGGTCGGCAAACACCCGCCCCGCATCGTAGTGCGACTGCAACTCCAGGCCGCGGGTGTGGAAGCTGTCGGTATTGCTGAAGGTCATCTGCCCCCACAGCCCCGGGCTTGGGTCGTAGTAGCGGGTGATGTAGTGCTTGATGTCGTTGTCGAAGTACGCCAGCTTGGCCGATGCCTCATCCCCGGCGGTCAGCAGGCTGCTGCGCAAGGCACTGACCCCCACCTCCCAGCTGCGCGAGCGCTCAGGCTTGAGGTGCTTGCCCGGGGTGACCTGCTGGGTGCCCTGGCTGGTCTCGAACAGCGAAGGCAGGCGCAGGCCTTGGGTATAGGAGGCATACACGAAGGTGTCGGGGAGGAACTCGACGTTGATGCCGAAAGCCGGCGAGAAGCCTCCGCCGCTGCTCTTGCCCTGCGGGGTGTAGTTGTAGCCGGTGGTCACATTGCTGACGCTTTCCGGGTGGACGACCACATTGGTCGCGCCGGACTCGTTGAACGGCACGCCATTGAACGGCTCGTTGCTGTTCTCGAAGACGATGCCATTGTTCAGGCGCGGGTCGGTGGCGTCGGTGTACTGGCCGTTCTGGTCAGGGAACCACATCATGCTGCCCCAGTGCCCCGGGCTGCTGGCGGTAATCCAGCGCATTTCGCGCTCCTCGCGCCGTGCCTCGGCGAGCACGGTGTTGTCCTTGGTGCGGTAGTGGGCATAGCGGCCGCCACCCCACAGCGTCACCGCCTCGATGGGCTTGTACTCCAGGTTGCCGTTGAAGCTGAACTCCTGGCGCGACGCATCGCGCAACATGCGGTTGGCATTGATGTCGTGCTGGGTGGCCACCACGTTCTTCTGCGGCTGCAGGTCCTCGAGCTGGAACGCACCGCCCAGGTCGAGCTTGAAATCGCCATGGTCGGTGCTGAACCGCGACACGTTGCTCAGGTCGCCACCGATGCGACGGTTGTCCTGGCGCGACCAGGCACGGTCGGTCCGGAACAGCTGCGACTTGGGCGCCATCCAGGCCGCGCTCAAGGTGCTGGTCTTCGAGTCGGTCATCCACAGGTTGGTGGTGAGGTCCACCCACGGATTGCCTTCGGGCAGGTAGTGATAGCGTGCGGTGTAGGTGTCGATCTCGATTTCGCTGGTGGGGTACTGGTAGATGCCGGCGGTGCCATAGCGGAAGATATCCGACGGCATGATCTCGCCCATGTGCCCGTCGAAGCGCCGGTAGCCGAAGTCCAGGGTGTGGTCGTCGGCCAGCCGCCAGGTGGTCTTGAGCAGGTAGGAGTCGGTCTCGGCCGACGAGTTGAGCACTTCCTCGCCGGCATTGTAGGTGTTGGCGACACTGGCCTGCTCCTCGCCCCAGCGATCGTAGAGGCGGTAACGGTCCTGGCCCTTCTTGCCAGAGAAGTAGTTGCCTTGGTTGCGGTGCGCATAGGCCGCCACCAGGTCGAATCGCTCGTGGGAATAGGCAAAGGCGGCGCTGCCGGATTCGGCCTTGGAGCCGAACAGGCTGCCGCGCTCATCACGCGGCGCTGCACTCAGGTCCTCGTCCCTGGAGTTGCGGTTGCGGTGTTCAGGCTCCACGCCGTTGTTCCACAGGTTGCCGGTCAGGCGCACGCCGACATCCTTGCCATCGACCAGGATGTCATCGACGCCAATGGTCTTCATCTCCACCGAACCGCCAATCGCCCCCGAGCGGGTGCTCGGCCCTTTGTTCACGGTAACGCTGCTGATCAGGTCCGGGTCGATATAGCTGCGCTGCTGGGTACCGCCGTAGCCGCGGTACACATCCAGCGCCTGCTCCGCGCCATCGACCCTGACCGCGACCCGGCTCTGCCCCTGAATGCCGCGAATATTGACGTCCAGCGCGCCGCCGTTGCGGCTGTCGCCCACCTGCACGCCGGCCACGCCCTTGAGCATGTCGCCCACCGACACGGTGCTGAAGCGGTCGAGGTCTTCACGGGACAGGTGCACCGTCGAACGCGGTGCGCGGTAGGTGTCACGCTGCGGGTCGACCATTTCGCTGGAGGCGACCACGGTAGGTGTCAGCTCCGTTGCCGCCGCCGATGCCTGGGCCTGCGGGATGAGGATGTATGCCCCCCGTGAGTTCGGCAGCAGTTGCAGGCCGGTATGGGCCAGCAGGCGCCGGGTGCCCTCCTGCACCGTAAAGCGCCCCTTGAGCGCCGGCGCGGTGCGGCCGCGGGTCAGGTCGGGGTCGTAAGACAGCAACAGCCCCGCTTGCTTGGCGAACACGCCCAGCGAGGTGCCCAGCGGCCCCTGGGCGATATCGTAGTCGCGGCGCGTGGCGTCGTCGGGCCGGCTGTTCTCGGTTGCCGCCGGGGCGGCCTGGGCCAGGCTTGCGCCAGAGCCCAGCAAACAGCCGAGCACCGCGCACCGTACGGCGAAGCTGATCGGGGACAAGCGTTGCAATGGGCGCGAAACAGGGGGAAGCCGATAACTGGCGGGCATGCTTTTCTCGCTCGTGAGGTCAGTGCCCGGCACTCGATGCGGGCTTGCACCCCTTCTGTCGCACGACAGCGAAAAAGGTATATGCGTGCGATTCGCATTTTCACTTGATCTTGTGATTTAGCCAAATCTAGTGATAATTGTTTGCATTTACGCCCTGATCCCGCTGCCCATGACCCTCTTCAAGAACCCGCCACGGCACATCGAGCACTGCGCCGTGACCACGCTGTATGTCGAACACCACGCCTGGTTGCGCGGCTGGCTGGCGTACCGCTTGCGTTCCTGGGGGCATGGCGTGGCCGATGACCTGGCCCAGGACATTTTCGTGCGCGTGCTGGCCAGCCGGGACACCACCCAGCCTGATACCTTGCGTCAGCCACGTGCCTACCTGGCCCGTATCGCCAATTGCGTGCTGGTCAGCTGGCGTCGACGGCATTCCCTTGAGCAGGCCTGGCTCGAGGCCCTGGCGTTGGTGCCCGAAGCCGAACATCCGTCGCCCGAGCAGCAGAGCGTGATTCTCGAGACCCTGCACGAGATCGACGCCGTGCTCGACAGCCTGCGGCCACGGGTCAGGCAAGCCTTCCTGATGGCAACGCTGGACGGCATGAAGCAGAAAGACATCGCCCAGGCACTGAACATCGCCTTGCCGACAGTGAAGAAGTACATCCACGAAGGCTACGTCGCCTGCCTGAGCCAGATGCGCGATGAATGACCAGCCCCCCATCGCCCAAGCCATTCTCGCCCAAGCCGCCGCCTGGCTGCTGCTGATGCAGGAAGGGCCACTGACGCCGGCACAACAGCTCGAACTGGAGCACTGGCGATACCGCGACGCCGAGCACGAACGCGCCTGGAACCGGGCGCAGCGCCTGCTCTCCCGCCTCGGCACCTTGCCTCCCACCCTGGCCCGACAAACGCTGGTGCGCCCGGACAGCAGCCGGCGCACCGTGCTGCGCAGCTTGCTGGTGTTGCTGGGCGCGGCCCCCCTGGGTTGGTGGGCATGGCGGCGCAGCGAGGGTGGCCTCGACTATCTCACCGCCCTGGGCGAACGCCGGGACGTGCTGCTGGCCGATGGCACCCAGGTTTCCCTCAACAGCCACAGCGAGCTGAGCGTGCGCTTCACGGCCGAGCAGCGCCTGCTGCACTTGCGCCGGGGCGAGATATACATCGTCACCGCGGCGGACCCGTCGCGGCCTTTGCGGGTGCGCACCGGGCAAGGCGTCATGCAGGCGTTGGGCACCCGTTTCAGCGTGCGCCAGTTCCCCCAGGAGACCCTGCTCGCGGTCTACGAAGGCGCCGTCCAGGTCCAGCCCGAAGCCGTCGGCGGTGTCATCGTCCAGGCAGGCTCGCAGCTGCGCTTCAGCCGTGATCGATTCGATCCACTGGAGGATGCACGCGACGCCCAGCTGGCCTGGCGCAATGGCCTGCTGGTAATCGACGAGATGCCGTTGTTGCAATGGACCCAGGAGCTGATGCGCTACAGCGAGCAGCGCCTGGTCTGCGACCCGGCGTTGGCCGAGTTGCAGATTTCGGGCAGTTTCCCGATCGATGACCTGCCCCTGGCTCTGGCCATGTTGGCGCAGAGCCATAAGCTGCGTATCCGCAGCGAGGCCGGGGGGACATTCATCAGCCGCTGACATCACACAGCCGCTCCCGCATGTGCCGTGTAACGCGACGAAATGCCAGCACCTGGCCATTGCCCCCGCACCGCCGTCAATGGGATGATTCGTATTTGCAATATATTCTCATCAAGGCAATCCCGTGTCCCCCAAGCTCCTCCTCGCCGAAGACGATCCCCGCCTGCGCCAGGACCTGGAACACCACTTCCTGCGCCGTGGCTTCAGTGTTCAAGCCTGCGAGAACGGCACCCAGGCCTTGAATGCGATACACCAGACACACTTCGACCTGCTGCTGCTGGACATCATGCTCCCGGGTGTCGACGGCCTCAGCCTGCTCGACGAACTGCGCCGGCACCAGGCCGTGCCGGTGATGCTGATGTCGGCCCTGGGTGCCGAGCAGGACCGCATCAGCGGTTTCACCCGTGGCGCCGACGACTACCTGCCCAAACCCTTCAGCCTGGCCGAGCTCGATGCCCGGGTCGACGCCCTGCTGCGCCGGGTGGCGCTGGACCGGCGCCCGCCCGCTCCGCGCAATGCCTGCGCACTGGACTTCGACACGGCCAACCATGATGTCGCGCACCATGGCCAGAACGCCGGCCTGACCGGTTCCGAGTACCGCCTGCTGATGACCTTGCAGGCCCACCCCGGCGAGGCGCTGAGCAAGGCTTTCCTATATCAAAGCGTCCTGCACCGGGCCTACACCCGCCTCGACCGCGGCCTGGATGTGCATGTCTGCAACCTACGCCGCAAGCTCGCCGCCATCGGTGCGGGGCACCTGGAGATCCAGGCCGTGCGTGGCCAGGGCTATATCCTGGTCGACCCGGGTAGCGCCTGATGCGCCGACATCCGCTGCTGTGGAAACTGGCGCTGCTGCAGGTGTGCTTCTGCCTGCTGCTGACCTGGCTGATCTGGACCTGGGGCCTGTCGGTGGAGCGCAGTACCTACTTCCTCGCCCCCGCCGACCGGATGTTCCTGGCCGGCTTCGCCGAACAGGCCGAGCAGGCCTGGCGCACGGACGGCGCCGTCGGCGTTGAGCGCCTGCGCCGCGAACTGGAAGTCCGGGAAGACACCTGGGTCGCCATCATCGGCCCGCACCTGCAGAGCCTCGGTACCACGTCGTTGAGCGCCGAAGAGGCCAGCCGCCTGACCTTCATGCGCAAGCTCGACTGGCCCATGAGCCGGCGCCTGCAGGACGAGTTGCCCTATGTGAGCATCGAGTTCCCCAGCCGCCCCCAGGAGGGTCGCCTGGTCATTCAGCTCCCCGAGCACCTGCTGCCGACCGGGTTGACCCCCTGGACCCACGTGATCACCCACGGCGTGGCCCCTGCCCTGCTCGCCTTGTTGCTGGGCCTGGCGTTGTACCGCCACCTGGTCGTGCCCCTCAACCGCCTGCGCGACCGCGCCGACGCATTGCGTGCAGACGACCTGGACGGCCCCGGCCTGCCCCTGCAGGAGCGTCGCGACGAACTGGGCGAGCTGGCCCAGGCCTTCGAGCACATGGCTGTGCGCCTGCGCAGGAGCCTCGACCAGCAACGCCTGCTGCTGCGCACCCTGTCCCACGAACTGCGCACGCCACTGGCGCGCCTGCGCATCGCCCATGACAGCGGCCTGCCCCCGGAGCAGTTGCGCCAGCGCCTGGACCGGGAAGTGGACGACATGCAGAAACTGCTGGAGGACACCCTCGACCTGGCGTGGCTGGACACCGAGCAGCCGCAACTGGCGACCGAGCCGGTGCTGGTGCTCTCGGTGTGGGAAGCGCTGGTGCAGGACAGCTGCTTCGAGAGCGGCTGGGCGATGGCGCGACTGCCCTGCTCGCTCGGCCTCGACTGCGTGGTGCAGGCCCACCTGGACAGCCTGGCCCAGGCCTTGGAAAACCTGCTGCGCAACGCCATCCGTCATTCGCCCGCCGGTGGCCAGGTCAGCCTGGAGGGCTGGCGCGAGGGCACGCACTGGCACCTGTGCCTGCGCGACCACGGGCCTGGGGTGCCGGAGGCGGAGCTCGAACCGATCTTCCAGGCCTATCGCCGCCTACCCGGCAGCGGCGCCGGTTTCGGCCTGGGCCTGGCCATCGCCCGGCGCGCCATCGAGCTGCAGGGCGGACGGCGCTGGGCGAGCAATGGCTACCCTGGGTTGTGCCTGCACCTGCTGCTGCCCGCGGCCGAAAGTGTTTAGAAAGTTAATGCGCTTTACTCTCAAATAAGAGCCATTACCATCTGTGATCTCTTGAAATCAGCCCGCCGCGCCGGAGATCACACATGTCGCCCCGCCCGCTTTGCCTATCACCCTTCCTGCTGCTGTCCAGCTGCCTGCTGAGCAGCGCCGTACACGCCGCCAACCAGCCCGCACCGATCGAGCTGGAAAGCCAGAACGTGGTGGCCACCGCGCTGGAAGAGACCAAGCAGGCGCCCGGTGTGTCGATCATCACCGCCGAAGACATCAAGAAGCGCCCGCCGGCCAACGACCTGTCGCAGATCATCCGCACCATGCCGGGAGTCAACCTGACCGGCAACTCCACCAGCGGTCAACGCGGCAACAACCGTCAGATCGACATTCGTGGCATGGGGCCGGAGAACACCCTGATCCTGGTCGACGGCAAGCCGGTCAGCAGCCGTAGCTCGGTACGCTACGGCTGGCGTGGCGAGCGGGATTCGCGCGGCGACACCAACTGGGTGCCGGCCGACCAGGTCGAGCGCATCGAAGTGATCCGCGGCCCGGCGGCGGCACGCTATGGTTCCGGGGCCATGGGTGGGGTGATCAATATCATCACCAAGCAACCGGCGGGCGAGACCCACGGCAACATGACCGTGTACCAGAACTTCCCGCAGCACGGTGACGAAGGCGCCACCAAGCGCGTGAGCTTCGGCCTCAACGGCCCACTCACCGACACCCTCAGCTATCGGGTGTACGGCAACGTGGCCAAGACCGACGCGGACGACTGGGACATCAACGCCGGCCACGAGTCCGCACGCTCCGGCACCCAGGCCGGCACCCTGCCCGCCGGCCGCGAAGGCGTGCGCAACAAGGACCTCAACGGCCTGCTGAGCTGGCGCCTGACCCCGGAGCAGACCCTGGAACTCGAAGCCGGCTTCAGCCGCCAAGGCAACCTGTACGCGGGCGATACGCAGAACACCAACTCCAATGCCAACGTCAAAAGCATGCTGGGCAAGGAGACCAACATTCTCTACCGCGAGAATTTCGCCATCACTCACCGTGGCGATTGGGACTTCGGCAGCAGCATGGCCTTCCTGCAATACGAGAAGACCCGCAACCAGCGCATCAACGAAGGCCTGGCCGGTGGCACCGAAGGTATCTTCAGCAACACCGACTTCTACACCTCGACCCTGCGCGACCTGACCGCCCACGGCGAGCTCAACCTGCCACTGCACGCCTGGCGCGACCAGACTCTGACCATGGGCAGCGAGTGGAGCCAGCAGAAGCTCGACGACCCCAGCGCCAATACCCAGACCACCAGCGAAGGCGGCAGCGTGCCCGGCCTGACCAGCAGCGGCCGCAGCACCAGCAGCCAGGCGCAGATCTTCTCGCTGTTTGCCGAGGACAACATCGAACTGCTGCCCGGCACCATGCTCACTCCGGCGCTGCGCTTCGATCACCACAGCATCGTCGGCGACAACTGGAGCCCGTCGCTCAACCTGGCCCACGCGCTGAGCGACACCCTGACGCTGAAGGCCGGCATCGCCCGCGCCTACAAGGCGCCGAACCTGTACCAGCTCAACCCCGACTACCTGCTCTACAGCCGTGGCCAGGGCTGCTACGGGCAGAGCACCAGCTGCTACCTGCAGGGCAACGCGCACCTGGAGGCCGAGACCAGCGTCAACAAGGAACTGGGCATCGAGTTCCAGGACAACGGCTGGGTCGCCGGCCTGACGTACTTTCGCAACGACTACAAGAACAAGATCGACTCGGGCCTGAGCGGCATCGGCCAGGCAGCCGGTGGCACCGGCGCCAACGCCAACGCCACCCTCTACCAGTGGGAGAACATCCCCAAAGCGCTGGTCGAGGGCCTCGAGGGCACCCTGACCATCCCGCTGAGCGAACAGCTGAAGTGGAGCAACAACTTCACCTACATGCTGCAATCGAAGAACAAGACCACTGGCGAGACCCTGTCGGTGACCCCGGCCTACACCCTCAATTCGATGCTCGACTGGCAAGCCTCCGACGACCTGTCGCTGCAGCTGAGCGTGGCCTGGTATGGCAAGCAGACGCCGAAGAA includes:
- a CDS encoding beta-eliminating lyase-related protein, with translation MTLLADTVEARARVLAQHGFNLDLIPSRLVRDDYQTDSLMHRDYPSVPLLRQDGDGELDERLAAAFQALFGLPQVLALAQGRLAEALLVNALVTAGDCVLGSAPFPTLQAHLQLRGATYCTVSTADAGGQFRADLDCVALEQAIKRVGRQRIPFLLVEACTNAIGGVPVSLDNLRAVKAVADRYGIPLLLDATRILSNACLIREYSCEWLGHDELSIVQALCALTDGVLLSATKEMPTTIGGFLALRDRTLFERCRDQALIFGTGLDLLSKRRLLAAMHEPHGLVKRVRSRIDQVRRFHGLLPLGDEAQVGAHGVFLMAGALFTAMHARAFLNHLYVGYGVRGSLNPGGSAGPGDALVRFALGVPGKDEHVLDTAAICIREALRETDQHIALEEVHRPAGLAGGMLATYRQAGSVQP
- a CDS encoding ThiF family adenylyltransferase; amino-acid sequence: MSLLRLAGGMTASGSIAKARIHTREKRSFRMSNDDMLNRSLPLLTEAGIDKLASSRVVIAGCGGVGGAMALTLCRMGVQSFKLADPGAFDPPDMNRQWAATGASLGRNKALVYRELILDLNPRAKVEIFVEGITEHNQDEFLSGADILVDCLDANVPHSLRESIHRKARERGVFSVVGPIMGFGCFALCSSPQGLGMEYWTQTLKMAKEQGTLPRIFDEIFVPQHMQAIVRSLEVGKVPTVAVGPLIATSLLATECVNHLLHDLVPGFREPIVLPKVMFFDLNRMNHRIIDVSEGALA
- a CDS encoding FecR domain-containing protein, with product MNDQPPIAQAILAQAAAWLLLMQEGPLTPAQQLELEHWRYRDAEHERAWNRAQRLLSRLGTLPPTLARQTLVRPDSSRRTVLRSLLVLLGAAPLGWWAWRRSEGGLDYLTALGERRDVLLADGTQVSLNSHSELSVRFTAEQRLLHLRRGEIYIVTAADPSRPLRVRTGQGVMQALGTRFSVRQFPQETLLAVYEGAVQVQPEAVGGVIVQAGSQLRFSRDRFDPLEDARDAQLAWRNGLLVIDEMPLLQWTQELMRYSEQRLVCDPALAELQISGSFPIDDLPLALAMLAQSHKLRIRSEAGGTFISR
- a CDS encoding TonB-dependent receptor; the encoded protein is MPASYRLPPVSRPLQRLSPISFAVRCAVLGCLLGSGASLAQAAPAATENSRPDDATRRDYDIAQGPLGTSLGVFAKQAGLLLSYDPDLTRGRTAPALKGRFTVQEGTRRLLAHTGLQLLPNSRGAYILIPQAQASAAATELTPTVVASSEMVDPQRDTYRAPRSTVHLSREDLDRFSTVSVGDMLKGVAGVQVGDSRNGGALDVNIRGIQGQSRVAVRVDGAEQALDVYRGYGGTQQRSYIDPDLISSVTVNKGPSTRSGAIGGSVEMKTIGVDDILVDGKDVGVRLTGNLWNNGVEPEHRNRNSRDEDLSAAPRDERGSLFGSKAESGSAAFAYSHERFDLVAAYAHRNQGNYFSGKKGQDRYRLYDRWGEEQASVANTYNAGEEVLNSSAETDSYLLKTTWRLADDHTLDFGYRRFDGHMGEIMPSDIFRYGTAGIYQYPTSEIEIDTYTARYHYLPEGNPWVDLTTNLWMTDSKTSTLSAAWMAPKSQLFRTDRAWSRQDNRRIGGDLSNVSRFSTDHGDFKLDLGGAFQLEDLQPQKNVVATQHDINANRMLRDASRQEFSFNGNLEYKPIEAVTLWGGGRYAHYRTKDNTVLAEARREEREMRWITASSPGHWGSMMWFPDQNGQYTDATDPRLNNGIVFENSNEPFNGVPFNESGATNVVVHPESVSNVTTGYNYTPQGKSSGGGFSPAFGINVEFLPDTFVYASYTQGLRLPSLFETSQGTQQVTPGKHLKPERSRSWEVGVSALRSSLLTAGDEASAKLAYFDNDIKHYITRYYDPSPGLWGQMTFSNTDSFHTRGLELQSHYDAGRVFADLSATYYLMTETCDAAFAGKLRASANQYQRTHDTPDCTPGSYMGSYTNTQNPPRFSANLLTGLRFFDEALTVGGRMTYTSGPTAQMDKPWQTGATTPQIDYRSVALFDLFLKYKVLEHTELNVSVQNLTDRYYLDPLAQSFMPAPGRTWRVGMVARF
- a CDS encoding sigma-70 family RNA polymerase sigma factor translates to MTLFKNPPRHIEHCAVTTLYVEHHAWLRGWLAYRLRSWGHGVADDLAQDIFVRVLASRDTTQPDTLRQPRAYLARIANCVLVSWRRRHSLEQAWLEALALVPEAEHPSPEQQSVILETLHEIDAVLDSLRPRVRQAFLMATLDGMKQKDIAQALNIALPTVKKYIHEGYVACLSQMRDE
- a CDS encoding outer membrane lipoprotein-sorting protein — translated: MKRLLMIIGVLCPLLAFAGMPAGNLVPRDIIERSEERPTGKDSVSMLLVTLTDKAGTKRQRGLLWYHLAGEQGDLDLQKFFYPRSIRNIATFNEEVRGAEDLQYLYLPAASRVRRVSSKHQTWVGSDLIYEDLQKINLEDWTFSYVEQASEEGFAVHVVDCQAKPSSNSAYAKRRYYIRADGSYFPSRIDFFDAAGQLIKQVRRTEVQAYGSALYERFVQVNDLRNGHQTLMERRWVRVDTGLPASLVTVRQMEKGIEHFAEPADVQRLVSDETSRMVE